The following proteins are co-located in the Polymorphospora rubra genome:
- a CDS encoding ROK family protein — translation MGARKPSTVRDLRRGNRAELLSAIYFDGPVSRHELIRATGLSSASVSNVTSELIESGAVVEAGAVDSEGGRPRILLRANPARGCVVGVSVGPRRLLAGAFDLTLRERSRVTVPLAPGDQRPDEVVRRLLDAVAEVLADAAIDPAAVLGLGVGVSGVVEHGPDPLVSDQTMGWSRLPLERLLRAGTDLPLFIDNGAKNMGRAEMWFGAGRGAQQAVIALVSSGVGAAIVTNGVIYQGASSSAGEWGHMKVEVGGRRCRCGARGCLEAYVGAEAVVERYHQLAGIRPEPTLDEQALLRQIVAEAGATGAPNSEVARRVLDETAVYLGVGVANLINLVNPERIIVGGWAGLLLGDVLLPQLREAARENALRTPFGHTTIDLALLGADAAIVGAATLPVAEFLRTGGVAREVSGQAPPPRRAVPAGDGPVSPRTPYPV, via the coding sequence ATGGGTGCCCGCAAGCCCAGCACGGTACGCGATCTGCGGCGCGGAAACCGGGCCGAGCTGCTTTCCGCGATCTACTTCGACGGCCCGGTGAGCCGTCACGAACTCATCCGGGCGACCGGCCTGAGCAGTGCCAGCGTCAGCAACGTGACCAGCGAGCTGATCGAGTCCGGTGCGGTGGTCGAGGCGGGGGCGGTCGACTCCGAGGGTGGGCGGCCTCGCATCCTGTTGCGGGCCAATCCGGCCCGGGGTTGCGTGGTCGGCGTGAGTGTCGGGCCGCGGCGGCTGCTGGCCGGGGCATTCGACCTCACGTTGCGGGAACGGTCCCGGGTCACGGTGCCGCTCGCCCCCGGTGACCAGCGGCCGGACGAGGTGGTCCGGCGGCTGCTCGACGCCGTCGCCGAGGTGCTCGCCGACGCGGCCATTGATCCGGCTGCTGTGCTCGGGCTCGGGGTGGGCGTGTCCGGGGTCGTCGAGCACGGGCCGGATCCGTTGGTCAGCGACCAGACGATGGGCTGGTCGCGGCTGCCGCTGGAGCGGTTGCTGCGGGCCGGTACCGACCTGCCGCTCTTCATCGACAACGGCGCCAAGAACATGGGTCGGGCGGAGATGTGGTTCGGTGCCGGCCGGGGCGCCCAGCAGGCGGTGATCGCCCTGGTCAGCTCCGGTGTCGGCGCGGCGATCGTGACGAACGGTGTGATCTACCAGGGGGCGAGCAGCAGCGCCGGCGAGTGGGGTCACATGAAGGTCGAGGTCGGTGGTCGGCGCTGCCGCTGCGGCGCGCGCGGTTGCCTCGAGGCGTACGTCGGTGCCGAGGCGGTGGTCGAGCGTTACCACCAGTTGGCCGGGATCCGGCCTGAGCCGACGCTCGACGAGCAGGCGTTGTTGCGCCAGATCGTCGCCGAGGCGGGCGCCACGGGGGCGCCCAACTCCGAGGTGGCCCGGCGGGTGCTCGACGAGACCGCGGTCTATCTGGGTGTCGGGGTGGCCAATCTGATCAACCTGGTCAACCCGGAACGGATCATCGTCGGTGGATGGGCCGGCCTGCTGCTCGGTGACGTCCTGTTGCCGCAGTTGCGTGAGGCGGCCCGGGAGAACGCCTTGCGGACGCCGTTCGGCCACACCACGATCGACCTGGCGCTGCTCGGCGCCGACGCCGCGATCGTGGGTGCGGCCACCCTGCCGGTGGCCGAGTTTTTGCGTACCGGGGGAGTGGCGCGTGAGGTCTCCGGCCAGGCGCCGCCGCCGCGCCGGGCCGTGCCGGCCGGGGACGGACCCGTTTCTCCGCGGACGCCGTATCCGGTCTGA